The DNA window CCGTTCTTGCTGGACCGCTTCGTGACCCTCCTCGCCGCGTTCTACTCTCACGCCATCCTGGCTCCCGTGGTGGATGCCCTGCTCGCTGACCTCGTGCTTCGCGGCTCGCCCGAGGACGCGGCTGCGCTCGTCCGCCGCCTTCTGCACACCCGGGGCTTCGCGGCATTCGAGTGGCTTCGCCGCCTCGCCGATACCGGCCACGAGCCGACCCTCATCGATGTGCGCGACATCCTGCGACACGAGTTCTGGAACGCCAACGACGTGTATCCGCTCTTGGAGGCCCTGGCGGCGTGGCTCAACCCGCACCAGGCCAACGCGCGCAGTTGCCGCCCGTCCGGCAGGCTGGCGCTGCGGCTGGTGCTGGAGTACGCGATCGCCTCCACGCAGGGGGTTAATCGGGCGGAACACGGGCGGTGGCCGAGCTCGTGCCCCCTTCTGGTCATCCCCAATCCCGAGTTGCTCACGCGGAGAATGGAGTTGCTCGCCTCCTGGCTATTCCATCCTGCGCTGCCCGGTGTGGTTTTTGGCGAAGGCTCGCGCGCCGCGGACGAGGCGCGGCGGGTTCAGGCGGCGCTGGTGGCGGAGTGGGTGTTCATTCTCGACCCACCGGAGTTGCGGACTGCTCCCACGGATGTGAGCCCGGAGCGCGCCTTCGGTCCGGACACGGTGGCCGCAGTGCTGCTCGCCGAGATCCAACTTTGCCTCGGCGAGGCGTCCACCGACGGTTCGAAGAAGGCACTCGTATGCTGCTGGAAGGAGATGAAGCGGGACCTGTCGGAAACCCTCCGGCTGCGCAGAAGTGAGCAGGGCTTCGATCGGGCCGAACTCATGCGCCGGAGAGATCTGCTGCGCGGCCTGCTCACCCGCGTCTGAACGCTGTGGTATGGCGGCTATGTGACCTCATTCCAAGCTCACGCTCATTGTGTTCTGATCGGTACGCGAGGGCTTGAGCGAGCGAGAACTGTGGAGCCGCCGGGTATCTGATGCCGGCGGAGTTCGACAAGGGGCTTTGGGAAGCAATGCGCGGGTCGCTTCGCCAAGCCGCTTAATTCCCATTGTCCGGTGTTCATTGAAGTGGGGTAGGTCCTGAACGAGCACCCTGCCTGCCGCTTCGGCACCATCGGCTGCCCGCAGCACGAGGCCACCCGTACCGGCGCTGGATGGCTGAGGAAGACCGCCGATCCGCATGAGATACGAGGGGTCTGCATTGATTCGATGCAGCGCCTCTCGCGTTCTGCGGTGGATACGTCATATCAGATCCCGTCGAGCGCCAGCCCGATCTCCTCCCGCACCCACGCGTCCTCCTCCACCTCTTCTCTCCCCCGCAGCGTCTGCCGCGCCGCCTCCGTGCCGATGCGCCCCAGCGCCCACGCCGCGTGCCCGCGCACCAGCGGCTCCTCGTCGTTGAGCGCGACGGCAAGCGCGGGGACGGCCTCGGCCGAGCCCCAGTTGCCGAGTGCGACGGCGACGTTCCGTAGCAGCCCGCGGCGCTTCGTCCGCTTGATCGGGGAGCCCTTGAAGCGCGCGCTGAACTCCTCCTGCGTCATCGTCATCCACTCGATCAGCGACGGCCCGTCCAGCCCCTCGCGCGCCAGGAATGCCTCCTCGGACGCTGGCGCGGAGAAGCTGTTCCAGGGGCAGACTTCCTGGGAAATGTATCCATTCAGCCATTACTCGATTCCCCTTCTGTCGGGGCGAAGAACTGTAAGCGGGTACAGAAGATACAGGGTCTCGGAATGAAGTGCAGATCCACTCTCGGAAGGGTGCGGTTGAGCAGCGGTCCGGAGGTGCGCTCGCGGTACCGCTCAGCGCACC is part of the Longimicrobium sp. genome and encodes:
- a CDS encoding HEAT repeat domain-containing protein, which gives rise to MTMTQEEFSARFKGSPIKRTKRRGLLRNVAVALGNWGSAEAVPALAVALNDEEPLVRGHAAWALGRIGTEAARQTLRGREEVEEDAWVREEIGLALDGI